The following are encoded together in the Melitaea cinxia chromosome 22, ilMelCinx1.1, whole genome shotgun sequence genome:
- the LOC123664582 gene encoding protein SAND: protein MASTSKDHVVDNGEGPIENVATDLEPGACIESVLNPTDSFEEFASEISTTLEDRMTALTAKSSTISEIQNEIGESSLRETKSSDNLQSKNEAMSASASNSNLLEENGEETDEKDDYLQSPELVNKEKHVFILSSAGKPIYSRYGNEDKLAGLCGVIQALVSVVEEQNQDILRSINTKDCKAVFLVKGPLILVAVSKSNESETQLVLQLTYAFNQIVSVLTLTQLNRIFEQRRNYDLRRLLSGAERLIDHLFIFMEKDPAFLLGAVRCLPLPEKARENITHAITSTCNKIRDLVFAIMIAGNQLITLVRMKKYTLHPSDIHLLFNLVRSSESFKTAESWTPICLPKFDATGFLHGHVSYISEDCQACLLLLTVQRDAFFPLSQAKHTIAEKLRRSNCLVAINDALNRNKELPTTNPLQHIGIPEIRHFMYKCKSTAQLFTSDPISLDRLQDYRIRHKEGGDITVKKIEKLSDIEYVRNYRQFCNQIHNISTPAKLIFRSNSHDTVLAWVTNGFELYVTFDPLMEKDHAIRAVDRLLHWIKKEEQRIFIMNAPTF, encoded by the exons ATGGCATCCACATCGAAAGACCATGTTGTGGACAATGGGGAAGGACCGATTGAGAACGTTGCCACTGATCTGGAACCAGGAGCTTGCATCGAAAGTGTTCTTAACCCTACAGATTCTTTTGAAGAATTTGCTAGTGAAATTAGTACAACACTCGAAGACAGGATGACAGCGCTCACAGCAAAATCAAGTACAATAAGTGAAATTCAAAACGAAATCGGCGAAAGTTCGCTAAGAGAGACCAAATCTAGTGATAATTTGCAGTCAAAGaat GAAGCAATGTCAGCATCAGCAAGTAATTCTAATCTTCTCGAGGAAAACGGTGAGGAAACAGATGAGAAAGATGATTATTTGCAGTCTCCGGAACTAGTAAATAAAGAGAAACATGTATTTATACTGAGTTCTGCTGGTAAACCTATTTATTCAAG atATGGCAATGAAGATAAACTAGCTGGACTATGTGGAGTAATACAAGCACTTGTTAGTGTGGTTGAGGAACAAAACCAGGATATATTGAGATCAATTAACACAAAAGATTGCAAAGCAGTCTTCTTAGTAAAGGGTCCATTGATATTGGTCGCTGTATCAAAATCCAATGAGAGTGAAACACAGCTTGTATTGCAATTAAC ATATGCCTTCAATCAAATAGTATCAGTTTTAACTCTAACAcaattaaatagaatatttgAGCAACGACGTAACTACGACTTAAGGAGACTATTATCTGGGGCTGAAAGACTCATCgaccatttatttatatttatggaaaAAGATCCTGCGTTTTTATTAGGTGCAGTGAGGTGTTTACCGTTACCAGAAAAGGCTAGAGAAAATATAACGCATGCTATAACTTCGACTTGTAACAAAATCAGAGATTTAGTATTTGCAATAATGATAGCCGGTAACCAGTTAATAACTCTCGTAAGAATGAAAAAGTACACATTGCACCCTTCTGATATTCATCTACTGTTTAATCTGGTAAGGAGTTCAGAATCATTTAAAACGGCTGAGAGTTGGACTCCCATTTGTTTGCCGAAGTTTGACGCTAC agGTTTCCTTCACGGCCATGTGTCATACATTTCTGAAGATTGCCAAGCTTGTCTACTTCTTTTAACAGTACAAAGAGACGCATTTTTCCCTCTATCACAAGCAAAACACACAATCGCAGAAAAACTTAGAAGATCAAACTGCTTAGTAGCAATAAATGACGCTTTAAACAGAAATAAGGAACTACCCACGACAAATCCTCTTCAACACATTGGTATACCTGAAATAAGGCATTTTATGTACAAATGCAAATCAACGGCTCAACTTTTCACATCAGACCCTATAAGTCTAGATAGGCTACAAGATTATAGAATAAGACACAAAGAAGGCGGGGATATAACTGTAAAAAAGATAGAAAAATTATCAGATATAGAGTATGTACGGAATTATAGACAATTCTGCAATCAAATACATAACATCTCTACACCAGCGAAGTTAATATTTAGATCAAATTCTCATGACACTGTTTTGGCATGG